In Mauremys reevesii isolate NIE-2019 linkage group 8, ASM1616193v1, whole genome shotgun sequence, a single genomic region encodes these proteins:
- the C8H1orf210 gene encoding type III endosome membrane protein TEMP isoform X1, with amino-acid sequence MECAWYLCVCSLLYVWPAAAGHPCSIDSKGWADCSGKSLLHTPDSLPGNITSLDLSFNSLAMPRSGTFLIHFPSLRALNLSNNIIPMLHPAVFSNLWALHLLDLSSCNISHLHPEAFQGLRNMHTLLLKNNKLQILQLPAFLAFGALVHLNLQNNDLLSVDVLVLQLMERTHQILLQGNPWVCNCSMYPFQQWLQQRQGVQVLCASPPELQGQEVKTLNFQDLGCRRKQWFPQAQPSLRRKLLATVQRNDTTTTAATTTSPAGKGGNSWPYLVGFLVSAIGISILIALAAKCKLFHKNFASYRHRPLPDTSSMGGSHAESGVAWGENQSMPSAAGLQLEDDDGFIEDNYIQPSERLQEED; translated from the exons GGATGGGCTGACTGCAGTGGAAAGAGTCTTCTACACACTCCAGATTCCCTTCCTGGAAACATTACCAGCTTGGACCTTTCCTTCAACTCCTTGGCAATGCCCAGAAGTGGGACTTTCTTGATACACTTCCCTTCGCTGCGTGCCCTAAACCTCTCCAACAACATCATTCCCATGCTCCATCCAGCAGTCTTCTCTAACCTCTGGGCACTTCATCTGCTGGACCTGAGCAGCTGTAACATCTCCCACCTTCACCCAGAAGCTTTCCAGGGCTTGAGAAACATGCACACGCTGCTCCTGAAAAACAATAAGCTTCAGATTCTGCAGCTGCCTGCGTTCCTTGCCTTCGGAGCCCTTGTCCATCTGAATCTGCAGAACAATGATCTGCTCTCTGTGGATGTACTAGTCCTGCAGCTGATGGAAAGAACCCATCAGATCCTGCTTCAGGGGAACCCCTGGGTCTGTAATTGTTCCATGTATCCTTTCCAGCAATGGCTACAACAAAGACAAG GTGTGCAAGTACTCTGTGCCTCTCCACCAGAACTCCAGGGCCAGGAGGTCAAGACCCTGAACTTTCAGGATCTGGGCTGCAGGAGAAAACAGTGGTTTCCTCAGGCTCAGCCTTCACTCAGAAGAAAACTGCTGGCCACAGTGCAGAGAAATGACA CAACCACCACTGCAGCAACCACCACGTCGCctgcagggaagggagggaacAGCTGGCCATACTTGGTGGGCTTCCTTGTATCAGCTATTGGCATCTCCATCCTGATTGCACTGGCTGCAAAGTGCAAACTATTCCATAAGAACTTTGCCAGCTACCGCCACCGGCCACTGCCTGACACCAGCTCGATGGGAGGCAGCCATGCTGAGAGTGGGGTTGCCTGGGGGGAGAATCAATCCATGCCTAGTGCTGCTGGGCTGCAACTGGAGGATGATGATGGCTTCATTGAAGATAACTACATCCAGCCAAGTGAACGGCTGCAGGAGGAAGACTAA
- the C8H1orf210 gene encoding type III endosome membrane protein TEMP isoform X2, with translation MECAWYLCVCSLLYVWPAAAGHPCSIDSKGWADCSGKSLLHTPDSLPGNITSLDLSFNSLAMPRSGTFLIHFPSLRALNLSNNIIPMLHPAVFSNLWALHLLDLSSCNISHLHPEAFQGLRNMHTLLLKNNKLQILQLPAFLAFGALVHLNLQNNDLLSVDVLVLQLMERTHQILLQGNPWVCNCSMYPFQQWLQQRQGVQVLCASPPELQGQEVKTLNFQDLGCRRKQWFPQAQPSLRRKLLATVQRNDTTTTSPAGKGGNSWPYLVGFLVSAIGISILIALAAKCKLFHKNFASYRHRPLPDTSSMGGSHAESGVAWGENQSMPSAAGLQLEDDDGFIEDNYIQPSERLQEED, from the exons GGATGGGCTGACTGCAGTGGAAAGAGTCTTCTACACACTCCAGATTCCCTTCCTGGAAACATTACCAGCTTGGACCTTTCCTTCAACTCCTTGGCAATGCCCAGAAGTGGGACTTTCTTGATACACTTCCCTTCGCTGCGTGCCCTAAACCTCTCCAACAACATCATTCCCATGCTCCATCCAGCAGTCTTCTCTAACCTCTGGGCACTTCATCTGCTGGACCTGAGCAGCTGTAACATCTCCCACCTTCACCCAGAAGCTTTCCAGGGCTTGAGAAACATGCACACGCTGCTCCTGAAAAACAATAAGCTTCAGATTCTGCAGCTGCCTGCGTTCCTTGCCTTCGGAGCCCTTGTCCATCTGAATCTGCAGAACAATGATCTGCTCTCTGTGGATGTACTAGTCCTGCAGCTGATGGAAAGAACCCATCAGATCCTGCTTCAGGGGAACCCCTGGGTCTGTAATTGTTCCATGTATCCTTTCCAGCAATGGCTACAACAAAGACAAG GTGTGCAAGTACTCTGTGCCTCTCCACCAGAACTCCAGGGCCAGGAGGTCAAGACCCTGAACTTTCAGGATCTGGGCTGCAGGAGAAAACAGTGGTTTCCTCAGGCTCAGCCTTCACTCAGAAGAAAACTGCTGGCCACAGTGCAGAGAAATGACA CAACCACCACGTCGCctgcagggaagggagggaacAGCTGGCCATACTTGGTGGGCTTCCTTGTATCAGCTATTGGCATCTCCATCCTGATTGCACTGGCTGCAAAGTGCAAACTATTCCATAAGAACTTTGCCAGCTACCGCCACCGGCCACTGCCTGACACCAGCTCGATGGGAGGCAGCCATGCTGAGAGTGGGGTTGCCTGGGGGGAGAATCAATCCATGCCTAGTGCTGCTGGGCTGCAACTGGAGGATGATGATGGCTTCATTGAAGATAACTACATCCAGCCAAGTGAACGGCTGCAGGAGGAAGACTAA
- the LOC120370500 gene encoding E3 ubiquitin-protein ligase TRIM56-like isoform X2, translating to MTRFRNIGACLLRASNCCQRVHGSVPKILPCLHSYCQHCLEPLVRDGALLCPECRLQTDVPGGASSLKTNFFINSLLELFQIKHNRDLACTVCSDAQKILTATARCLDCKDFLCQSCTQGHCCSRLTLHHKVVKLEEFLAGEYDAEMRLLQELCCQDHQQEALRFFCDTCSAPICRDCRMLDHFQHKVVSMANAVQRERPSVEQLIDSLAGTITCISEQEKAVEETVDKLKISGENIKERITRYVDDFIDYLLAQKEAILGELSAFLTQQMESCRLVKEELQNQRDKAISTKEFSQRVLYVGKDYEILHLEGMIRNRIQELQTYIPRKLESQIPELAIAWDQPVMLSEAALFSLVFPGEHPKGDMETVFEPDSEASASPSEESEDDPVLPVDSEEDSCPNSEESAPDTPNKNSSCCSRRSKRPKRVCTFEVDQCCSQVKPNITGIAVLPHAGGILLLDQENDEIKQYSAGGHFQQSIPLPDSDSVFCGISVCGDVLACSSDSFLFFLTLEGKFLHKLLLRGSESSYAITSYEDSYIAVSEGTLCSISLYSPSGHCVGRVTPTDYHGGKFLFIAVNDWEEFIVSDFIKKQIVIIEKSGLILNVLKTSHSLLTKPFSVCVDTSSNIFVVDQLKVIKFSPDGETGEVVLSNQNRQKRPRVLAVDDGGRLVLVQEDGYVHIYCF from the exons ATGACCAGATTTAGAAATATAGGTGCCTGTCTCCTGCGTGCATCTAACTGCTGCCAGCGCGTGCATGGATCAG TGCCAAAGATCCTTCCGTGTCTGCACAGTTACTGCCAGCATTGCCTGGAACCACTAGTGAGGGACGGAGCCCTCCTGTGTCCTGAGTGCCGGCTGCAAACAGATGTCCCAGGAGGAGCCTCATCTCTGAAAACCAACTTCTTCATCAACAGCCTACTGGAGTTGTTCCAGATTAAACACAACAGGGACTTGGCCTGCACAGTCTGCTCAGATGCCCAGAAGATCTTGACTGCAACTGCCCGTTGCCTAGACTGCAAGGATTTCTTGTGCCAGTCATGCACTCAGGGCCATTGCTGCTCCCGTCTCACTCTTCATCACAAGGTGGTGAAGCTTGAGGAGTTTCTAGCTGGGGAGTATGATGCTGAGATGAGGCTGCTTCAGGAGCTGTGCTGCCAGGACCACCAGCAGGAAGCTCTGCGATTCTTCTGTGACACCTGCAGTGCTCCCATCTGCAGGGACTGCCGCATGCTAGACCATTTCCAGCATAAGGTGGTCTCTATGGCAAATGCTGTGCAGCGGGAAAGGCCTTCTGTTGAGCAGCTAATTGACAGCCTGGCAGGAACAATAACATGCATCTCTGAGCAGGAAAAAGCTGTGGAGGAGACGGTAGATAAGTTGAAAATATCAGGAGAGAACATAAAGGAGAGGATCACCAGATATGTGGATGACTTTATTGACTATCTCCTGGCCCAGAAAGAAGCCATTCTGGGCGAGCTGTCTGCTTTTCTAACTCAGCAAATGGAAAGTTGTCGCCTGGTGAAAGAGGAGCTCCAGAACCAAAGAGATAAAGCAATCAGTACCAAGGAGTTCTCTCAAAGGGTCCTCTATGTGGGAAAGGACTATGAGATCTTACACCTGGAGGGCATGATAAGGAATCGGATTCAGGAGCTCCAGACATATATCCCACGGAAACTAGAGAGCCAAATCCCTGAATTGGCCATAGCCTGGGATCAGCCAGTAATGCTGTCTGAGGCAGCACTCTTCAGTCTAGTATTTCCTGGGGAACATCCTAAAGGAGACATGGAAACTGTTTTTGAGCCAGATAGTGAGGCATCTGCTTCCCCCAGTGAGGAGTCTGAGGATGACCCAGTCTTGCCTGTGGACTCGGAAGAAGACTCGTGTCCAAACTCTGAAGAGAGTGCTCCTGACACTCCCAACAAGAACTCCTCTTGTTGCAGCAGACGCAGTAAAAGGCCTAAGCGTGTCTGCACTTTCGAGGTAGACCAGTGCTGCTCCCAAGTAAAGCCCAATATCACAGGGATTGCTGTTCTGCCTCATGCTGGTGGCATTCTCCTGTTGGATCAGGAGAATGATGAGATAAAGCAGTACAGCGCTGGTGGGCACTTTCAGCAATCAATACCCCTGCCAGACTCAGACAGTGTCTTCTGTGGCATTTCGGTCTGTGGAGATGTCCTAGCTTGCTCTTCAGATTCCTTCCTCTTCTTCCTGACCCTTGAGGGAAAGTTTCTGCACAAGTTGCTGCTAAGGGGATCCGAGTCTTCCTATGCTATCACCTCCTATGAGGACTCCTATATTGCTGTGAGTGAGGGCACTCTCTGCTCCATCTCCCTTTACAGCCCTTCAGGACACTGCGTGGGCAGGGTGACACCCACAGATTACCATGGGGGGAAGTTCCTTTTCATTGCCGTCAATGACTGGGAGGAATTCATTGTCTCAGACTTCATCAAGAAGCAGATTGTCATCATTGAGAAGTCTGGGCTGATCCTCAACGTGCTGAAGACCTCACACTCGCTGCTGACAAAGCCGTTTAGTGTATGTGTGGACACGTCCAGTAACATTTTTGTGGTCGATCAGTTGAAGGTGATTAAATTTTCCCCAGATGGTGAGACGGGGGAGGTAGTGTTGAGCAACCAAAATCGGCAGAAGAGACCCCGTGTCCTTGCTGTGGATGATGGCGGGCGCCTTGTCCTGGTGCAAGAGGATGGTTACGTCCACATTTACTGCTTCTAG
- the LOC120370500 gene encoding E3 ubiquitin-protein ligase TRIM56-like isoform X1 — protein sequence MALTSMSLQELIKEDFLTCKICYDLYTVPKILPCLHSYCQHCLEPLVRDGALLCPECRLQTDVPGGASSLKTNFFINSLLELFQIKHNRDLACTVCSDAQKILTATARCLDCKDFLCQSCTQGHCCSRLTLHHKVVKLEEFLAGEYDAEMRLLQELCCQDHQQEALRFFCDTCSAPICRDCRMLDHFQHKVVSMANAVQRERPSVEQLIDSLAGTITCISEQEKAVEETVDKLKISGENIKERITRYVDDFIDYLLAQKEAILGELSAFLTQQMESCRLVKEELQNQRDKAISTKEFSQRVLYVGKDYEILHLEGMIRNRIQELQTYIPRKLESQIPELAIAWDQPVMLSEAALFSLVFPGEHPKGDMETVFEPDSEASASPSEESEDDPVLPVDSEEDSCPNSEESAPDTPNKNSSCCSRRSKRPKRVCTFEVDQCCSQVKPNITGIAVLPHAGGILLLDQENDEIKQYSAGGHFQQSIPLPDSDSVFCGISVCGDVLACSSDSFLFFLTLEGKFLHKLLLRGSESSYAITSYEDSYIAVSEGTLCSISLYSPSGHCVGRVTPTDYHGGKFLFIAVNDWEEFIVSDFIKKQIVIIEKSGLILNVLKTSHSLLTKPFSVCVDTSSNIFVVDQLKVIKFSPDGETGEVVLSNQNRQKRPRVLAVDDGGRLVLVQEDGYVHIYCF from the coding sequence ATGGCTCTAACCTCTATGTCCTTACAAGAATTAATCAAGGAGGATTTTCTGACCTGTAAAATCTGCTATGATCTCTACACAGTGCCAAAGATCCTTCCGTGTCTGCACAGTTACTGCCAGCATTGCCTGGAACCACTAGTGAGGGACGGAGCCCTCCTGTGTCCTGAGTGCCGGCTGCAAACAGATGTCCCAGGAGGAGCCTCATCTCTGAAAACCAACTTCTTCATCAACAGCCTACTGGAGTTGTTCCAGATTAAACACAACAGGGACTTGGCCTGCACAGTCTGCTCAGATGCCCAGAAGATCTTGACTGCAACTGCCCGTTGCCTAGACTGCAAGGATTTCTTGTGCCAGTCATGCACTCAGGGCCATTGCTGCTCCCGTCTCACTCTTCATCACAAGGTGGTGAAGCTTGAGGAGTTTCTAGCTGGGGAGTATGATGCTGAGATGAGGCTGCTTCAGGAGCTGTGCTGCCAGGACCACCAGCAGGAAGCTCTGCGATTCTTCTGTGACACCTGCAGTGCTCCCATCTGCAGGGACTGCCGCATGCTAGACCATTTCCAGCATAAGGTGGTCTCTATGGCAAATGCTGTGCAGCGGGAAAGGCCTTCTGTTGAGCAGCTAATTGACAGCCTGGCAGGAACAATAACATGCATCTCTGAGCAGGAAAAAGCTGTGGAGGAGACGGTAGATAAGTTGAAAATATCAGGAGAGAACATAAAGGAGAGGATCACCAGATATGTGGATGACTTTATTGACTATCTCCTGGCCCAGAAAGAAGCCATTCTGGGCGAGCTGTCTGCTTTTCTAACTCAGCAAATGGAAAGTTGTCGCCTGGTGAAAGAGGAGCTCCAGAACCAAAGAGATAAAGCAATCAGTACCAAGGAGTTCTCTCAAAGGGTCCTCTATGTGGGAAAGGACTATGAGATCTTACACCTGGAGGGCATGATAAGGAATCGGATTCAGGAGCTCCAGACATATATCCCACGGAAACTAGAGAGCCAAATCCCTGAATTGGCCATAGCCTGGGATCAGCCAGTAATGCTGTCTGAGGCAGCACTCTTCAGTCTAGTATTTCCTGGGGAACATCCTAAAGGAGACATGGAAACTGTTTTTGAGCCAGATAGTGAGGCATCTGCTTCCCCCAGTGAGGAGTCTGAGGATGACCCAGTCTTGCCTGTGGACTCGGAAGAAGACTCGTGTCCAAACTCTGAAGAGAGTGCTCCTGACACTCCCAACAAGAACTCCTCTTGTTGCAGCAGACGCAGTAAAAGGCCTAAGCGTGTCTGCACTTTCGAGGTAGACCAGTGCTGCTCCCAAGTAAAGCCCAATATCACAGGGATTGCTGTTCTGCCTCATGCTGGTGGCATTCTCCTGTTGGATCAGGAGAATGATGAGATAAAGCAGTACAGCGCTGGTGGGCACTTTCAGCAATCAATACCCCTGCCAGACTCAGACAGTGTCTTCTGTGGCATTTCGGTCTGTGGAGATGTCCTAGCTTGCTCTTCAGATTCCTTCCTCTTCTTCCTGACCCTTGAGGGAAAGTTTCTGCACAAGTTGCTGCTAAGGGGATCCGAGTCTTCCTATGCTATCACCTCCTATGAGGACTCCTATATTGCTGTGAGTGAGGGCACTCTCTGCTCCATCTCCCTTTACAGCCCTTCAGGACACTGCGTGGGCAGGGTGACACCCACAGATTACCATGGGGGGAAGTTCCTTTTCATTGCCGTCAATGACTGGGAGGAATTCATTGTCTCAGACTTCATCAAGAAGCAGATTGTCATCATTGAGAAGTCTGGGCTGATCCTCAACGTGCTGAAGACCTCACACTCGCTGCTGACAAAGCCGTTTAGTGTATGTGTGGACACGTCCAGTAACATTTTTGTGGTCGATCAGTTGAAGGTGATTAAATTTTCCCCAGATGGTGAGACGGGGGAGGTAGTGTTGAGCAACCAAAATCGGCAGAAGAGACCCCGTGTCCTTGCTGTGGATGATGGCGGGCGCCTTGTCCTGGTGCAAGAGGATGGTTACGTCCACATTTACTGCTTCTAG